One Methylobacterium oryzae DNA window includes the following coding sequences:
- a CDS encoding DUF1203 domain-containing protein, translating to MTRYRCVPIPTETADRFRTTGLDDRDNPVRRVVATADGGFPCRHCLQLGRPGETMLLGSYDLPEPRGIYWTPSPIFLHADECKRAEAADGLAPIVRANTLVSVRAYDADHLCLYDLGQVCPGSEAEVPLRRALDDPRTRFVNIHTARPGCLLSRVERVAD from the coding sequence ATGACCCGTTATCGCTGCGTTCCGATCCCGACGGAGACCGCCGATCGCTTCCGTACCACCGGCCTTGACGACCGGGACAACCCGGTTCGTCGGGTCGTCGCGACGGCGGATGGCGGCTTTCCCTGCCGACACTGCCTGCAGCTCGGCCGGCCCGGCGAGACCATGCTGCTCGGATCCTACGATCTGCCCGAGCCGCGCGGGATCTACTGGACACCCAGTCCGATCTTCCTGCATGCGGACGAGTGTAAGCGCGCCGAGGCGGCCGACGGCCTCGCGCCGATCGTCCGCGCGAACACGCTGGTCTCGGTCCGTGCCTACGACGCGGACCATCTCTGCCTCTACGATCTCGGGCAGGTCTGTCCCGGGAGCGAGGCCGAGGTTCCGCTCCGCCGCGCCCTCGACGATCCGCGCACCCGCTTCGTCAACATCCACACGGCGCGGCCCGGGTGCCTCCTGTCCCGCGTAGAGCGCGTCGCCGATTGA
- a CDS encoding PstS family phosphate ABC transporter substrate-binding protein: MALLFTSLRRIIAGGIILLALPAAARADDLAVVGTGDGIEMLQAVAAAYNAESGDARVSVPPSIGSGGAVAAVGGERQRLGRVARPLTEAEKAQGLVEVPLARIPSAIFVHQGVGVTNLTSAQTAAIFAGTVDNWSALGGPDLKIRVVRREDTDSTLTVLRATMPGWRDLVLTSRSKTATTTQDAIATVRETPGAIGFGPYSPALAGDLAVLTIDGRAPRDPTYPSAVTLALIYKAATRDAAASAFLAFATSDRAGQVMAERGGAPLRP, from the coding sequence ATGGCACTGTTATTCACGTCTCTTCGGCGCATCATCGCGGGCGGAATCATCCTCCTGGCCCTGCCGGCCGCCGCGCGCGCGGACGACCTCGCGGTCGTCGGCACGGGCGACGGGATCGAGATGCTCCAGGCCGTGGCGGCCGCCTACAATGCCGAGAGCGGCGACGCGCGCGTGTCGGTGCCGCCGAGCATCGGTTCCGGCGGCGCCGTCGCGGCCGTAGGCGGCGAGCGCCAGAGGCTCGGGCGGGTCGCGCGCCCGCTGACCGAGGCCGAGAAGGCCCAGGGACTCGTGGAGGTGCCGCTCGCCCGCATCCCCTCGGCGATCTTCGTCCATCAGGGCGTCGGCGTCACCAACCTGACCAGCGCGCAGACCGCCGCGATCTTCGCCGGCACGGTCGACAATTGGAGCGCCCTCGGCGGTCCCGATCTGAAGATCCGCGTCGTCCGGCGCGAGGACACGGACAGCACGCTCACGGTCCTGCGGGCCACCATGCCGGGCTGGCGCGACCTCGTCCTGACCAGCCGCTCGAAGACCGCGACCACGACCCAGGACGCGATCGCCACGGTGCGGGAGACGCCCGGCGCGATCGGCTTCGGACCGTACTCGCCGGCGCTCGCGGGCGATCTCGCGGTCCTGACGATCGACGGCCGGGCCCCGCGCGATCCGACCTATCCGAGCGCCGTGACCCTCGCGCTGATCTACAAGGCCGCCACGCGCGACGCCGCGGCGTCGGCGTTCCTCGCCTTCGCGACCTCCGACCGCGCGGGACAGGTCATGGCGGAGCGGGGCGGCGCCCCGCTCAGGCCGTGA
- a CDS encoding putative bifunctional diguanylate cyclase/phosphodiesterase, with translation MTGTVFSRSLRARLVGATLSTAAIALAALVFLVVLRSGQTLREQAQEVSTWSEAQLSDRLLSDAKLAAARLQMQREDVERRFATMSKRWDVAKAVFSGNTVAASELLRPALALADLDGAIAFDLNLRALTADRVEADLLAANAAFRTSPVAASLRAVLARNDREHADGFVLSLRWDDALARALAATESGTVADIFGEPLFDDFGEVIGGLVGYRVLRAHEPTLTAFASLSNRDVLILADQNLLSSAGSEVSNAQLGPASGAELHAVLGAEKVARCIPQPPDIRLCVAAPLRELQQLTGKVVGIGEESSRALLRTLSVVAGLTLCLVAVVMLFLSSRITRPLVRITQTVSEVARGNWHVSVPDIDRADEVGDIARAVVVLEHSLSERDQLRDDVFRQNTVLTERERQLQEQNERFDAALNNMSQGLCMFGVHGRLKVYNSQFCRIYGIAPGVLDLDPTQDEVHRLAGLTDWSAAESGPIRRTLTRTLADGRCIEITVEPMADGGWVETHEDVTASVTAQARIAHLATHDALTGLSNRALLADRLAAAFADHAVGGRAVTVICLDLDDFKGINDTLGHPAGDELLRQVGRRLTGLCPSGGTVARLGGDEFAMVLFEADLPDGVLALAEQILIQLRRPFFLAGQFVSVDGSLGIAVSGTEDADGDDLLRRADVALYAAKADGGRRVRVFEQEMEERQNQRRWLERELRLAIGTAQIELHYQPLFDLATNAVTSFEALARWHHPERGMISPGEFIPVAEATGLIDALGAYVLERACADAMTWPGSLRVAVNISPIQFREGNLDRFVEEVLLKTELPSHRLELEITESVILSQDQASFEMLSRLRSLGVRFSMDDFGTGYSSLSSLNTFRFDKIKLDQSFVRNLLEKDEAAAIVHVVAELGRSLKITTTAEGVETPEQLARLRASGFSEVQGYLLSRPIPAAGVAAFINAQEHIHVAA, from the coding sequence GTGACGGGCACCGTCTTCTCGCGTTCCCTGCGCGCGCGCCTCGTCGGCGCCACGCTCTCGACGGCCGCGATCGCGCTGGCGGCGTTGGTTTTCCTCGTGGTTCTGCGCTCCGGCCAGACGCTCCGCGAGCAGGCGCAGGAGGTCTCGACCTGGTCCGAGGCCCAGCTCTCCGACCGCCTGCTCAGCGACGCCAAGCTTGCCGCGGCGCGGCTGCAGATGCAGCGCGAGGACGTCGAGCGGCGCTTCGCCACCATGTCCAAGCGCTGGGACGTCGCGAAGGCGGTCTTCTCCGGCAACACGGTGGCGGCCTCGGAGCTTCTGCGGCCGGCTCTCGCCCTCGCCGATCTCGACGGCGCCATCGCCTTCGACCTCAATCTCCGCGCCCTGACCGCCGACCGCGTCGAGGCGGACCTCCTCGCCGCCAACGCGGCGTTCCGGACGTCGCCCGTCGCGGCGTCCCTGCGGGCCGTGCTCGCCCGCAACGATCGGGAGCACGCGGACGGGTTCGTGCTGTCGCTGCGCTGGGACGACGCGCTCGCGCGGGCGCTCGCCGCCACCGAGAGCGGCACGGTCGCCGACATCTTCGGCGAGCCGCTGTTCGACGATTTCGGCGAGGTGATCGGCGGCCTCGTCGGGTACCGGGTCCTGCGCGCGCACGAGCCGACCCTGACGGCGTTCGCGTCCCTCAGCAACCGCGACGTCCTGATCCTCGCCGACCAGAACCTCCTCTCCTCGGCGGGCTCGGAGGTCTCCAACGCCCAGCTCGGACCCGCGTCGGGCGCTGAGCTGCACGCCGTGCTCGGCGCCGAGAAGGTCGCGCGCTGCATCCCGCAGCCGCCCGACATACGCCTCTGCGTCGCGGCGCCGCTGCGAGAGCTGCAGCAACTCACCGGCAAGGTCGTGGGCATCGGCGAGGAGAGCTCGCGCGCGCTGCTGCGGACGCTCAGCGTCGTCGCCGGTCTCACGCTGTGCCTCGTCGCCGTCGTCATGCTCTTCCTGTCGAGCCGGATCACCCGTCCCCTGGTGCGCATCACCCAGACCGTCTCCGAGGTCGCGCGCGGCAACTGGCACGTCAGCGTGCCCGATATCGACCGTGCCGACGAGGTCGGCGATATCGCGCGGGCCGTCGTCGTGCTCGAGCATTCCCTCTCGGAGCGCGATCAGCTGCGCGACGACGTGTTCCGGCAGAACACGGTCCTGACGGAGCGCGAGCGGCAGCTGCAGGAGCAGAACGAGCGCTTCGACGCCGCCCTGAACAACATGTCCCAGGGCCTGTGCATGTTCGGCGTCCACGGCCGGCTCAAGGTCTACAATTCCCAGTTCTGCCGGATCTACGGGATCGCTCCGGGCGTGCTGGATCTCGACCCGACACAGGATGAGGTTCACCGGCTCGCTGGTCTCACGGACTGGTCGGCCGCGGAGAGCGGGCCGATCCGCCGGACCCTCACCCGGACGCTGGCCGACGGCCGCTGCATCGAGATCACGGTCGAGCCGATGGCCGATGGCGGCTGGGTGGAGACCCACGAGGACGTCACCGCGAGCGTCACCGCGCAGGCGCGGATCGCGCATCTCGCGACCCACGACGCGCTGACCGGCCTCTCGAATCGAGCGCTCCTGGCCGACCGTCTGGCCGCCGCCTTCGCGGACCATGCGGTCGGCGGCCGGGCGGTGACCGTCATCTGTCTCGACCTCGACGACTTCAAGGGCATCAACGACACCCTCGGACATCCGGCCGGCGACGAGCTCCTCCGACAGGTCGGCCGCCGCCTCACCGGACTGTGCCCGTCCGGCGGCACGGTGGCGCGCCTCGGCGGCGACGAGTTCGCGATGGTCCTCTTCGAGGCAGACCTGCCGGACGGCGTCCTCGCCCTGGCGGAGCAGATCCTGATCCAGCTCAGGCGGCCATTCTTCCTCGCCGGCCAGTTCGTGTCCGTCGACGGGAGTCTCGGTATCGCCGTCTCCGGCACGGAGGATGCCGACGGCGACGATCTCCTGCGCCGCGCCGACGTCGCCCTCTACGCCGCGAAGGCCGACGGCGGTCGGCGCGTCCGCGTCTTCGAGCAGGAGATGGAGGAGCGTCAGAACCAGCGGCGCTGGCTGGAACGCGAGCTGCGGCTGGCGATCGGCACCGCGCAGATCGAGCTGCACTATCAGCCGCTGTTCGACCTGGCGACGAACGCGGTGACGAGCTTCGAGGCCCTCGCGCGGTGGCACCACCCGGAACGCGGGATGATCTCGCCCGGCGAGTTCATCCCGGTCGCCGAGGCGACGGGGCTGATCGACGCCCTCGGCGCCTACGTGCTCGAACGGGCCTGCGCCGATGCCATGACGTGGCCCGGCTCCCTGCGGGTCGCCGTCAACATCTCGCCGATCCAGTTCCGCGAAGGCAATCTCGACCGTTTCGTCGAGGAGGTCCTGCTGAAGACCGAGCTGCCGAGCCACCGTCTCGAGCTGGAGATCACCGAGTCGGTGATCCTGAGCCAGGATCAGGCGAGCTTCGAGATGCTGAGCCGCCTGCGCTCCTTAGGCGTGCGGTTCTCGATGGACGATTTCGGGACCGGTTACTCGTCTCTCTCCTCCCTGAACACCTTCCGATTCGACAAGATCAAGCTGGACCAGTCCTTCGTCCGGAACCTCCTGGAGAAGGACGAGGCGGCAGCGATCGTCCACGTCGTCGCTGAACTCGGCCGCAGCCTGAAGATCACGACGACGGCCGAGGGCGTCGAGACCCCGGAGCAGCTGGCCCGGCTGCGGGCGAGCGGGTTCTCGGAGGTCCAGGGCTACCTGCTGAGCAGGCCGATCCCGGCCGCTGGCGTAGCGGCCTTCATCAACGCGCAGGAGCATATCCACGTCGCGGCCTGA
- a CDS encoding 2Fe-2S iron-sulfur cluster-binding protein: protein MAERVTLVINGRRVSASAGQTLLDAGLAAGQAIPHDCATGQCDTCRVRIHAGAVDDAGTRIGETVQACRARLTTDAVIEFDEVPEAVRRAGTVDRVVDLTAEIVEVTVALRKRLTYLPGQYVRVSFAGLPARDYSPTLRADGSGELNELIFQIRRQPDGAVSPLLGGRIGPGTAVKVEGPFGTAFHRLGRGRLVIVSSGVGWAPAWAVARASRMREPERDLLVVAGARHPQNLYMRPALDWLRARGATTVLTCSGGNPPPDARPGRPTLHMPMLTRDDTVLAAGAPEMVAAVQFLAAATGATCYADPFYAAARGADGRPPSDTNFLQRFLQRVAGHRTAKTEPVA from the coding sequence GTGGCCGAACGCGTCACCCTCGTCATCAACGGAAGGCGGGTCAGCGCCAGCGCCGGCCAGACCCTGCTCGACGCGGGTCTGGCGGCCGGCCAGGCGATCCCGCACGACTGCGCCACCGGGCAGTGCGACACCTGCCGCGTCCGGATCCATGCGGGCGCGGTCGACGATGCGGGGACGCGCATCGGCGAGACCGTGCAGGCCTGCCGGGCTCGCCTGACCACCGACGCGGTCATCGAATTCGACGAGGTTCCGGAAGCCGTCCGGCGGGCCGGCACCGTGGACCGCGTCGTCGATCTCACCGCCGAGATCGTCGAGGTGACGGTCGCGCTGCGCAAGCGGCTGACCTACCTGCCCGGCCAGTATGTCCGGGTCTCCTTCGCCGGGCTGCCCGCGCGGGACTACAGCCCGACCCTGCGCGCGGACGGCTCGGGCGAACTGAACGAATTGATCTTCCAGATCCGCCGCCAGCCCGACGGCGCGGTCTCGCCGCTGCTCGGCGGCAGGATCGGACCGGGAACCGCGGTGAAGGTCGAGGGCCCGTTCGGGACCGCCTTCCACCGGCTCGGGCGCGGCCGTCTCGTGATCGTCTCATCGGGCGTCGGCTGGGCGCCCGCCTGGGCGGTCGCCCGCGCGAGCCGGATGCGTGAGCCGGAGCGCGACCTGCTCGTCGTGGCCGGCGCGCGGCACCCGCAGAATCTCTACATGCGCCCGGCGCTCGACTGGCTGCGCGCGCGGGGGGCGACGACGGTCCTGACCTGCAGTGGCGGCAACCCGCCTCCGGATGCCCGGCCCGGGCGGCCCACGCTCCACATGCCGATGCTCACGCGCGACGACACCGTCCTCGCGGCGGGCGCCCCCGAGATGGTCGCGGCTGTCCAGTTCCTCGCCGCGGCGACCGGGGCGACCTGCTACGCCGATCCCTTCTACGCGGCCGCGCGCGGCGCCGACGGGAGGCCGCCATCCGACACGAACTTCCTGCAGCGCTTCCTCCAGCGCGTCGCGGGTCATCGGACCGCTAAAACGGAGCCTGTCGCCTAG
- a CDS encoding ethylbenzene dehydrogenase-related protein — protein MSEPLTLAPHPPGGAETAPGWRSTAAAQVDRHPRSDVGTIVIHWVVAIAMVASLLTGLRISADAPVARTAKFLAPLLPQGEVWTVHFVAGLTLFFGVTAYLVYLVRGRLTDRNGLSRLRALRVSGRSKAARKARWGGINVALHWLIYAVTLVLTGTGVALYLGYGGWVVWLHATCALVALAYIAVHTLAHFMYGGLWQLLRLFRPAALADDAARRRRPLLAAAIIGLPVVGGLAFADVKGRSTLVIDKVSAGPDLSKLLEDPVWRTARPVSVRTMQGANFGGTGETTVEIRAVRDATNVYFAFRWWDPSRSLKRVPMIKKADGWHLLDADAARADVTAYYEDKLAVIFSRSDAFGSGGSTHLGARPLPDAPAPLNGRGYHYTTDGSYIDMWQWKAARGGMLGVVEDMHIGPPTDPTAAERAVKGRYQAGYWGDPGTSAYRYNFKFEGPGGYAGAVEPLRLPKDWQATVARLGTVDLDFDASTSPGSAWWMVEKTETVPYSAAADAEIPVGTVMPGVLMTDGYTGDRAGISAAADWADDHWTLVAARKIATGSKYDVDFLPGNTFYLYVSAFDHTQTRHTRHMRPVEVFLR, from the coding sequence ATGTCGGAACCGCTGACCCTCGCGCCGCATCCGCCCGGCGGAGCCGAGACCGCCCCCGGGTGGCGTAGTACAGCCGCCGCGCAGGTCGACCGGCATCCCCGTTCCGATGTCGGGACCATCGTGATTCACTGGGTGGTCGCCATCGCTATGGTGGCGAGCCTGCTCACGGGCCTGCGCATCTCGGCCGACGCGCCCGTGGCGCGGACCGCCAAGTTCCTGGCGCCCCTGCTTCCGCAAGGTGAAGTCTGGACCGTCCACTTCGTGGCCGGCCTGACCCTGTTCTTCGGAGTCACCGCCTATCTGGTCTACCTCGTGCGCGGGCGTCTCACGGATCGCAACGGCCTGTCGCGGCTCCGCGCCCTCCGTGTCAGCGGGCGAAGCAAGGCCGCCCGGAAGGCACGGTGGGGCGGCATCAACGTCGCGCTGCACTGGCTGATCTACGCCGTCACGCTCGTCCTGACAGGCACCGGGGTCGCGCTCTACCTCGGCTATGGCGGCTGGGTGGTCTGGCTGCACGCCACCTGCGCGCTGGTCGCCCTGGCCTACATCGCGGTCCATACCCTCGCGCACTTCATGTACGGCGGCCTGTGGCAGCTCCTTCGGTTGTTCCGTCCGGCGGCCCTGGCGGACGATGCGGCGCGGCGGCGGCGACCGCTCCTGGCCGCCGCCATCATCGGCCTCCCCGTCGTCGGCGGCCTCGCCTTCGCGGACGTGAAGGGCCGCTCCACGCTGGTGATCGACAAGGTGTCGGCCGGGCCCGACCTGTCGAAGCTCCTCGAAGACCCGGTCTGGCGCACCGCGCGCCCGGTCTCGGTCCGGACGATGCAGGGGGCCAATTTCGGCGGGACCGGTGAGACCACCGTCGAGATCCGCGCCGTGCGCGACGCGACGAACGTGTATTTCGCCTTCCGCTGGTGGGACCCGTCGCGCTCGCTCAAGCGCGTCCCGATGATCAAGAAGGCGGACGGCTGGCACCTCCTCGACGCGGACGCGGCGCGCGCGGACGTGACCGCCTACTACGAGGACAAGCTGGCGGTGATCTTCTCGCGATCCGACGCGTTCGGCAGCGGCGGGTCGACCCATCTCGGCGCCCGGCCGCTGCCCGACGCCCCCGCCCCGCTCAATGGCCGCGGCTACCACTACACCACCGACGGCAGCTACATCGACATGTGGCAGTGGAAGGCGGCCCGCGGCGGCATGCTCGGCGTCGTCGAGGACATGCATATCGGTCCGCCCACCGACCCCACCGCCGCCGAGCGGGCCGTGAAGGGCCGCTACCAAGCCGGCTACTGGGGCGATCCCGGCACCAGCGCGTACCGCTACAACTTCAAGTTCGAGGGTCCGGGCGGCTACGCGGGGGCGGTCGAGCCGCTGCGGCTTCCCAAGGACTGGCAGGCGACGGTGGCCAGGCTCGGCACCGTGGATCTGGACTTCGATGCCAGCACGTCGCCGGGCTCGGCGTGGTGGATGGTCGAGAAGACCGAGACGGTGCCGTACTCGGCGGCCGCCGACGCGGAGATCCCGGTCGGCACCGTGATGCCGGGCGTGCTCATGACCGACGGCTATACAGGGGACCGCGCCGGGATCTCGGCGGCCGCCGACTGGGCCGACGACCACTGGACCCTCGTCGCCGCGCGCAAGATCGCGACCGGCAGCAAGTACGACGTCGATTTCCTGCCGGGAAACACCTTCTACCTGTATGTCTCGGCCTTCGATCACACGCAGACGCGGCACACGCGGCACATGCGGCCGGTCGAAGTCTTTCTGCGCTGA
- a CDS encoding response regulator yields the protein MKRILIVEDVALNRDLLTQLLEDEYEILIAVDGAAGVDMAIAHRPDLILMDLSLPLVDGWEATRRIKADATTAAIPVMAITANAMTGDEDRARAAGCDDFMTKPVDEDLLFAKLQHWLG from the coding sequence ATGAAGCGGATTCTCATCGTCGAGGACGTCGCGCTCAACCGCGATCTGCTGACCCAGTTGCTCGAGGACGAGTACGAGATCCTGATCGCCGTCGACGGGGCCGCCGGCGTGGACATGGCGATCGCGCACCGGCCGGATCTCATCCTCATGGACCTGTCGCTGCCGCTCGTCGACGGCTGGGAGGCGACGCGCCGCATCAAGGCCGACGCGACGACCGCCGCCATCCCCGTGATGGCGATCACCGCCAACGCGATGACCGGCGACGAGGACCGCGCGCGGGCCGCCGGCTGCGACGACTTCATGACCAAGCCCGTCGACGAGGACCTGCTCTTCGCGAAGCTGCAGCACTGGCTCGGCTGA
- a CDS encoding adenylate/guanylate cyclase domain-containing protein: MEPARILIVDDEPFNLDLLEQELELLGHASVRAANGRAALDRLSEEPFDLVLLDVMMPALDGYAVLERMKAHEAWRHTPVVMISALMEIGSIVRCIELGAFDYLPKPFEPVILEARIRSCLERKRAHDREVAHLRTIERERKRADELLHAILPVSAVAELMETGQVKPRLFGDVGVLFIDLVGFTTWCHDQSPDVVVAEIQRLAEAFEVVAQARGLENIKTIGDAFMATANLLRPHDDPVSAAIRCAADMVAIAAEGEPGWRIRGGIHIGPVVGGIVGRTKFTFDLWGDTVNVAARLAGLGDGCALHLSREAFARLPDPRDVRPIGPVTLKGKGAVDVYCHALAAGDATPA; the protein is encoded by the coding sequence GTGGAGCCAGCCCGCATCCTGATCGTCGACGATGAGCCCTTCAACCTCGACCTGCTGGAGCAGGAGCTGGAGCTCCTCGGCCACGCCAGCGTGCGGGCGGCGAACGGGCGGGCGGCCCTCGATCGGCTGAGCGAGGAGCCGTTCGACCTCGTGCTCCTCGACGTGATGATGCCGGCCCTGGACGGCTACGCCGTGCTCGAGCGGATGAAGGCCCACGAGGCGTGGCGCCACACGCCCGTCGTGATGATCTCCGCCCTCATGGAGATCGGCAGCATCGTCCGGTGCATCGAGCTCGGCGCCTTCGACTACCTGCCGAAGCCCTTCGAGCCCGTGATCCTGGAGGCGCGCATCCGGTCCTGCCTGGAGCGGAAGCGGGCGCACGACCGCGAGGTCGCGCATCTGCGGACCATCGAGCGCGAGCGCAAGCGCGCCGACGAGCTCCTGCACGCCATCCTGCCGGTCTCGGCCGTGGCGGAGCTGATGGAGACCGGGCAGGTCAAGCCGCGGCTGTTCGGCGACGTCGGCGTCCTGTTCATCGACCTCGTCGGCTTCACCACGTGGTGCCACGATCAGAGCCCGGACGTCGTCGTCGCGGAGATCCAGCGACTCGCGGAGGCCTTCGAGGTGGTCGCGCAGGCGCGCGGCCTGGAGAACATCAAGACGATCGGCGACGCCTTCATGGCCACGGCCAACCTGCTGCGGCCGCACGACGACCCGGTCTCCGCCGCCATCCGCTGCGCCGCCGACATGGTGGCGATCGCGGCCGAGGGCGAGCCGGGCTGGCGGATCCGCGGCGGCATCCATATCGGGCCGGTCGTCGGCGGCATCGTCGGCCGGACGAAGTTCACCTTCGACCTGTGGGGCGACACCGTGAACGTCGCCGCCCGGCTCGCGGGCCTCGGCGACGGGTGCGCGCTGCACCTGTCGCGCGAGGCCTTCGCGCGCCTGCCGGACCCGCGCGACGTCCGGCCGATCGGCCCGGTGACGCTGAAGGGCAAGGGCGCGGTCGACGTGTACTGCCACGCCCTCGCGGCCGGCGACGCGACCCCGGCCTGA